The Castanea sativa cultivar Marrone di Chiusa Pesio chromosome 11, ASM4071231v1 genome contains a region encoding:
- the LOC142615265 gene encoding pentatricopeptide repeat-containing protein At3g53170, with amino-acid sequence MEPNALTLTNLRLSTTCSTKFPRDQNQTNTPKSHAQIPKRSPGPVSKGLQKDSKKDLSRILRTDAAIKGIARKANSRKYTQLWPKAVLEALDEAIRENQWQTALKIFGLLRMQHWYDARCQTYTRLLVMLGKCRQPDQASLLFEILLSEGLRPTVDVYTALLSAYGQSGFLDKALSTLDDMKSVSDCKPDVYTYSILINCCTKFCRFDLIGQILAEMSFLGIECSTVTYNIIIDGYGKAEMFELMENTLTDMIESETCLPDVFTLNTLVGAYGNSGQIEKMEKWYDEFLLMGLKPDIKTFNILIKSYGKAGMYEKMGSVMDYMEKRFFSPTTVTFNTVIDVFGKAGNIERMDEYFKKMKHRGIKPNSITYCSLVRAYSKVGLITKVDSILRQVENSDVILDTPFFNCIISAYGQAGDVKKMRELFLEMKERECKPDNITFATMIQAYNAQGMTEAAEKLANKMIATKESTGTRLISH; translated from the exons ATGGAGCCCAACGCACTCACTCTCACTAACCTACGCTTGTCCACCACCTGTTCGACAAAATTCCCCAGAGACCAAAACCAGACGAACACACCAAAATCCCATGCCCAAATACCGAAACGGAGCCCCGGACCCGTCTCAAAAGGGCTCCAGAAGGACTCCAAGAAGGACTTGTCTCGGATTCTGAGAACTGATGCTGCCATCAAAGGCATAGCGAGGAAAGCCAACTCGAGAAAGTACACGCAGCTATGGCCTAAAGCTGTTCTGGAGGCCTTGGATGAGGCTATCAGAGAGAATCAGTGGCAGACTGCTCTTaag ATTTTTGGATTACTTCGTATGCAACATTGGTATGATGCAAGATGCCAAACGTACACAAGGTTGTTAGTGATGCTTGGCAAGTGCAGGCAACCTGATCAGGCAAGCTTGCTGTTTGAGATCCTATTGTCTGAAGGGCTCAGACCCACTGTTGATGTCTACACTGCTCTTCTAAGTGCTTATGGGCAAAGTGGCTTTCTTGACAAGGCTTTATCCACTCTTGATGATATGAAATCGGTGTCTGATTGCAAACCAGATGTATATACATATTCCATTCTTATTAATTGTTGCACTAAATTTTGTCGTTTTGATCTGATTGGACAAATTCTTGCTGAGATGTCATTTCTGGGGATCGAGTGCAGCACTGTGACGTACAATATTATTATAGACGGATATGGTAAGGCGGAAATGTTTGAACTAATGGAGAACACCTTGACAGATATGATTGAAAGTGAAACCTGCCTTCCTGATGTTTTCACGTTAAATACTTTAGTTGGGGCTTATGGGAATAGTGGGCAGATCGAGAAAATGGAGAAGTGGTATGATGAATTCCTGCTAATGGGGCTAAAGCCAGACATTAAGACATTCAATATCCTGATCAAATCATATGGTAAAGCGGGCATGTATGAGAAGATGGGGTCTGTTATGGATTATATGGAGAAGaggtttttctctccaacaACCGTTACTTTTAATACAGTCATTGATGTATTTGGAAAAGCTGGAAATATTGAGAGGATGGATGAATACTTCAAGAAAATGAAGCATCGGGGAATAAAGCCCAACTCTATTACCTACTGCTCTCTTGTTAGAGCTTACAGTAAAGTTGGGcttataacaaaagttgattcAATTTTGAGACAAGTAGAGAATTCTGATGTAATACTAGATACCCCTTTCTTTAACTGCATTATCAGTGCATATGGTCAGGCTGGTGATGTGAAAAAGATGAGAGAGTTGTTCTTggaaatgaaagagagagaatgcaAACCTGATAATATCACCTTTGCTACCATGATCCAAGCCTACAACGCACAAGGCATGACTGAGGCTGCTGAAAAATTGGCGAATAAGATGATTGCCACCAAAGAGAGCACTG GCACAAGGTTGATCAGTCACTAA